The Cronobacter sakazakii genome has a window encoding:
- the tpiA gene encoding triose-phosphate isomerase, protein MRHPLVMGNWKLNGSRHMVNELVANLRKELAGVSGCDVAIAPPAMYLDLAKQAAAGSHIILGAQNVDVNLSGAFTGETSAEMLKDIGAKYIIIGHSERRTYHAESDELIAKKFAVLKAQGLVPVLCIGETEAENEAGKTEEVCARQIDAVLKTQGAAAFEGVVIAYEPVWAIGTGKSATPAQAQAVHKFIRDHIAKADAKIAEQVIIQYGGSVNAANAAELFTQPDIDGALVGGASLKADAFAVIVKAAEEAKKA, encoded by the coding sequence ATGCGACATCCTTTAGTGATGGGTAACTGGAAACTGAACGGCAGCCGCCACATGGTAAACGAGCTGGTAGCTAACCTGCGTAAAGAGCTGGCTGGCGTATCTGGCTGCGACGTAGCGATCGCCCCGCCGGCGATGTATCTGGATCTGGCAAAGCAGGCCGCTGCTGGCAGCCACATCATTCTTGGTGCCCAGAACGTCGACGTTAACCTCTCCGGCGCGTTCACCGGTGAAACTTCCGCTGAAATGCTTAAAGATATCGGCGCGAAATACATCATTATCGGCCACTCCGAGCGTCGTACTTACCACGCGGAATCTGACGAACTGATCGCGAAAAAATTCGCCGTGCTGAAAGCGCAGGGTCTGGTGCCGGTACTGTGCATCGGTGAAACCGAAGCTGAAAACGAAGCAGGCAAAACGGAAGAAGTCTGCGCACGTCAGATCGACGCTGTGCTGAAAACCCAGGGCGCCGCGGCGTTTGAAGGCGTTGTGATTGCTTACGAACCGGTATGGGCTATCGGTACCGGCAAATCCGCCACTCCGGCGCAGGCACAGGCGGTTCACAAATTCATCCGTGACCACATCGCCAAAGCCGACGCGAAAATCGCCGAGCAGGTTATCATTCAGTACGGCGGTTCTGTGAACGCGGCTAACGCGGCAGAGCTGTTCACCCAGCCGGACATCGACGGCGCGCTGGTGGGCGGTGCCTCTCTGAAAGCGGAC
- a CDS encoding YiiQ family protein produces MKPLFYLLFLTLPLAARFADAETAPDTLTPTAPYLLPGSPTFDLSISQFRERFNADNPTLPLNEFRAIDVKGDKINLVRAASKINENLYASTALERGTLKIKSIQMTWLPIQGPEQKAAKAKALEYMAALLRSFTPKISKAQSQQRLTRLLTEGKGKRYFSQAEGAIRYIVADSGEKGLTFAVEPIKLALSQTLEGSNK; encoded by the coding sequence ATGAAGCCGCTGTTTTATCTTCTTTTTCTGACGCTGCCGCTGGCGGCGCGCTTCGCTGATGCCGAAACCGCCCCGGATACGCTGACGCCGACCGCGCCCTATCTGCTGCCCGGCTCGCCTACCTTTGATCTCTCCATTTCCCAGTTTCGCGAACGCTTCAACGCCGACAACCCCACGCTCCCGCTCAATGAATTTCGCGCCATCGACGTGAAAGGCGACAAAATCAATCTGGTGCGCGCAGCCAGCAAGATTAATGAAAATCTCTATGCCTCCACGGCGCTGGAGCGCGGCACGCTGAAAATCAAAAGTATTCAGATGACCTGGCTGCCTATTCAGGGGCCGGAGCAAAAAGCGGCGAAAGCCAAAGCGCTGGAGTATATGGCCGCGCTGCTGCGAAGCTTTACGCCGAAAATCAGCAAAGCGCAAAGTCAGCAACGGCTGACGCGCTTGCTTACCGAGGGCAAGGGCAAACGCTACTTCAGCCAGGCCGAAGGCGCGATTCGCTATATTGTCGCAGACAGCGGCGAAAAGGGCCTTACCTTCGCGGTTGAACCGATTAAGCTTGCGTTATCGCAAACGCTGGAAGGGAGCAATAAATGA
- a CDS encoding DUF805 domain-containing protein, whose translation MTLQQWLFSFKGRIGRRDFWVWIALWVASMIILFTLTGNDLLNTQTAAFMLVCLLWPTAAVVVKRLHDRGKSGAWALLMILAWMLLAGNWAVLGGVWQWAVGRFIPTLIMVMMVLDLGAFLGTQGENKYGKDTLDVKYR comes from the coding sequence ATGACCCTTCAGCAGTGGTTGTTCTCTTTTAAAGGCCGGATTGGCCGCCGTGATTTCTGGGTATGGATAGCGCTCTGGGTGGCGTCGATGATTATCCTTTTTACCCTCACTGGCAATGATTTGCTCAATACGCAGACCGCCGCGTTTATGCTGGTTTGTCTGCTCTGGCCGACGGCGGCGGTGGTGGTGAAACGCCTGCACGACCGCGGCAAATCCGGCGCGTGGGCGCTGTTAATGATCCTCGCGTGGATGCTGCTCGCCGGTAACTGGGCGGTGCTGGGCGGCGTCTGGCAGTGGGCCGTGGGGCGCTTCATCCCGACGCTCATCATGGTGATGATGGTGCTGGACCTGGGCGCGTTTCTCGGCACCCAGGGCGAAAACAAATACGGCAAAGACACGCTGGATGTGAAGTACCGCTGA
- the fpr gene encoding ferredoxin--NADP(+) reductase, which produces MADWVTGKVVRVQHWTDSLFSLVVHAPVAPFTAGQFTKLGLEIDGERVQRAYSYVNAPGNPDLEFYLVTVPEGKLSPRLHAMQPGDEVMVVSDAAGFFVLEEIPECETLWMLATGTAIGPYLSILQEGKDLERFKNIVLVHAVRYAQDLSYLPLMLELQQRYDGKLRVQTVVSRETVSGSLTGRVPALIESGALEEAVGLPMDTATSHVMLCGNPQMVRDTQQLLKDTRQMAKHLRRRPGHMTAEHYW; this is translated from the coding sequence ATGGCGGATTGGGTTACAGGTAAAGTGGTTCGGGTTCAGCACTGGACCGATTCTCTCTTCAGTCTCGTGGTTCACGCCCCTGTCGCGCCTTTCACCGCCGGACAATTCACCAAGCTGGGCCTTGAGATTGACGGCGAGCGCGTGCAGCGTGCCTATTCTTACGTCAACGCGCCGGGCAACCCGGATCTGGAGTTTTATCTGGTGACGGTGCCGGAGGGCAAACTCAGCCCGCGGCTGCACGCGATGCAGCCGGGTGATGAAGTGATGGTGGTGAGCGACGCGGCGGGCTTTTTCGTGCTGGAAGAAATTCCCGAGTGCGAGACGTTATGGATGCTGGCGACCGGCACGGCTATCGGCCCGTATCTGTCGATTTTACAGGAAGGCAAAGATCTCGAGCGCTTTAAAAATATCGTGCTAGTGCATGCGGTGCGTTACGCCCAGGATTTGAGCTACTTACCGCTGATGCTGGAGCTGCAACAGCGCTACGACGGCAAGCTACGGGTGCAGACGGTGGTAAGCCGGGAAACGGTCTCCGGCTCGCTGACCGGGCGTGTGCCGGCGCTGATTGAGAGCGGCGCGCTGGAAGAGGCGGTCGGGCTGCCGATGGACACCGCGACCAGCCATGTGATGCTGTGCGGAAACCCGCAGATGGTGCGCGATACGCAGCAGTTGCTCAAAGATACGCGCCAGATGGCGAAACACCTGCGCCGCCGTCCGGGGCATATGACGGCGGAGCACTACTGGTAA
- the glpX gene encoding class II fructose-bisphosphatase, producing MKRELAIEFSRVTEAAALAGYKWLGRGDKNLADGAAVNAMRIMLNKVDIDGQIVIGEGEIDEAPMLYIGEKVGTGNGDAVDIAVDPIEGTRMTAMGQANALAVLAVGDKGSFLNAPDMYMEKLIVGPGAKGVIDLNLPLEQNLKNIAAALDKPLSELTVTILAKPRHDAVIAQMQQLGVRVFAIPDGDVAASILTCIPDSEVDVLYGIGGAPEGVVSAAVIRALDGDMQGRLLARHVVKGDTPENRRIGEQELARCQAMGITAGNVLKLDEMAHNDNVIFSATGITKGDLLDGITRKGNIATTETLLIRGKSRTIRRIQSIHYLDRKDPEIQTHIL from the coding sequence ATGAAACGAGAACTTGCCATCGAATTTTCACGCGTCACCGAAGCGGCGGCGCTGGCCGGGTACAAGTGGCTGGGACGCGGCGATAAAAACCTCGCTGACGGCGCGGCCGTTAACGCCATGCGCATTATGCTCAATAAAGTCGATATCGACGGGCAGATTGTGATTGGCGAGGGCGAAATCGATGAAGCGCCGATGCTCTACATCGGCGAGAAGGTCGGCACCGGCAACGGCGACGCGGTTGATATCGCAGTCGATCCTATCGAAGGCACGCGCATGACGGCGATGGGCCAAGCCAACGCGCTGGCGGTGCTGGCGGTAGGCGATAAAGGCAGCTTCCTGAACGCGCCCGATATGTATATGGAAAAGCTGATTGTCGGCCCTGGCGCGAAAGGCGTTATCGATCTCAACCTGCCGCTTGAGCAGAACCTGAAGAACATCGCCGCAGCGCTCGATAAACCGCTTAGTGAACTCACCGTCACTATTCTCGCCAAGCCGCGCCACGATGCGGTTATCGCGCAGATGCAGCAGCTCGGCGTGCGCGTTTTCGCCATTCCCGACGGCGACGTGGCGGCGTCTATTCTCACCTGTATACCGGACAGCGAAGTGGACGTGCTTTATGGCATCGGCGGCGCGCCGGAAGGCGTGGTGTCGGCGGCGGTGATCCGCGCGCTGGATGGCGATATGCAGGGCCGCCTGCTGGCGCGCCACGTTGTGAAAGGCGACACGCCGGAAAACCGCCGCATCGGCGAGCAGGAGCTGGCGCGCTGTCAGGCGATGGGCATCACGGCGGGCAATGTGCTGAAACTGGATGAAATGGCGCACAACGATAACGTGATTTTCTCAGCGACCGGCATCACCAAAGGCGATCTGCTGGATGGCATCACCCGCAAGGGCAATATCGCCACCACCGAGACGCTGCTGATCCGCGGCAAATCGCGCACCATTCGCCGCATTCAGTCGATTCACTATCTCGACCGCAAAGACCCGGAGATCCAGACACACATTCTTTAA
- the mtlR gene encoding mannitol operon repressor MtlR: MQAMMEETQAFENRVLERLNAGKTVRSFLIAAVELLTEAVNILVLQVFRKDDYAVKYAVEPLLDGSGPLGDLSVRLKLIYGLGVISRAEYEDCELLMALREELNHDGNDYAFTDDEILGPFGELHCVVALPPAPPALESSDPQLIQMQQQRYQQVVRSTMVLSLTELLSRISLKKAFQK; this comes from the coding sequence ATGCAGGCAATGATGGAAGAAACCCAGGCCTTTGAAAACCGTGTGCTTGAGCGTCTGAATGCTGGCAAAACCGTAAGAAGTTTTTTGATCGCAGCCGTAGAGTTGCTCACCGAGGCGGTCAATATTCTGGTGTTGCAGGTGTTCCGTAAAGACGACTACGCGGTCAAATATGCCGTTGAGCCGTTGCTCGACGGCAGCGGCCCGCTGGGCGATCTCTCCGTGCGCCTGAAGCTGATTTACGGGCTCGGCGTGATAAGCCGCGCCGAATATGAAGACTGCGAACTCCTGATGGCGCTGCGTGAAGAACTCAATCACGACGGCAATGACTACGCCTTTACCGACGACGAAATTCTCGGCCCCTTCGGCGAACTGCACTGCGTCGTCGCGCTGCCCCCGGCGCCGCCCGCGCTTGAAAGCAGCGATCCGCAGCTTATCCAGATGCAACAACAGCGCTACCAGCAGGTGGTGCGCTCCACCATGGTCCTTTCCCTGACCGAATTGCTCTCAAGGATCAGCTTAAAAAAAGCCTTCCAGAAGTAG